In the genome of Primulina tabacum isolate GXHZ01 chromosome 13, ASM2559414v2, whole genome shotgun sequence, the window gatcatggtaagagcgtctagtagcatcgccccatgatcccctaggtatcactgatagtgcctgcaagaaccagtcgattatgattagcgtacagtacggtcccttcatctcatatatcccgatcgaatctgcaaccattggttcatcgagggttgcatattaattcgataactatgtgataactataatagtggcatcacgtgtactattggagaactccttctccaacgtacatctcatactctggccagagattccatgcactattattacattagatcacataggatatccacatccgtaggtgagcggtgaatccccgactacaatgcactggctcctatatgtgtcgcaactgtacccaacctcgccacctgatgactctcctggagccggtaaacgagtcaaagcacaaccctagcatatagagcctcagtgttgtcccgggtcgttaggactaatggtgtacaatcataaccacggacttatcctctcgatgaatgataaccacttggaaagtccgagggagggttgttcggtataatcatcatatgactacccatctgcatgtttggacatctctatgcccttaccaaaaaacgcagtacacaacatcacagatgctagtctcgagctcaagcggcatttatccctgttttaggcggctgaatcgactaggaacgaatttagaatatgcagtgtttacaaatgagtttcaacatcgaattacgattcatttgtattaaagcataatcaaggactttatctatgctgtgtgcatgggtatacagataaagtataacaataccataaaaagttaaattatattaaaataaagattgtttattacaattgagtcaataaattccctagccaaccgttggcttgcagggcatctactctaacactcCGCCCATGTCCACAACTTCATTTTTTGGATCATTCCCATATCTGATGTTGCATAAACTTGATCGTTAGTTGAAGAATCTGCCTCCCTACCtcatatatatagtaataaaaaatttttaaaaaataaaaaaatttatgctgATATAATAGTTTCTAAATCAATGGCTTTTGCAACCAAATTGGGcttaaatgataaaaactaaAAGCAATTCGTGTATGGACAAAATATAATAGAAGTTCACATTTATGGTCAATATATGATAAAAAGAACAGTAGATTTTGTGTTCCTTGCCCAAATTACTATATGCATTCCGAACAATAAAAATAACGCCACTCATACCTTATCTCGAAGCTTTAAAAGATAATAATTAGACTACGAGGCACTAGAAATTGGGAAAGCCTTTGAGCTAGGTCAAAGATTGGCTCACTATCAGTCATAATTGTATCCGATGCTCTGTCAATTGTTCATGGATAAAATTCTGCGACAGCAAGTttttgtgagacagtttcaTGAATTTTTgtatgtgagacggatcaatcgtaccgatattcacaataaaaaataatattcttagcataaaaagtaatatttttttatggatgattcaaataagatattcgtctcacaaaatacgacccgtgagaccgtctcacacaaatttttgtcattattCAATTCCGCATTTTCTTCGGTTGGACTTATTTTGGAAGATTGCAAAATACAAGTGTTAGATTTCGAATATCTATCATTTGTTTTTTTAGGAGATAAACGATTCATTACTGCTCATGCTTTAAATAGGGCTGATGTTTCTTTGTCTGATCTTCATGTCGAGTTTACATTCAGCTCATTGTATTTCAGGATGTGATTCTTCAAGATTTGGTTTAATattattagtattttatttaaaaaaattataaatatttatgggaaaataaaataaaaccataaaatctaaaatatatttataatttatgggatgtaattttttttaaatattattcgaACTAATAAACCAAGTAAccaaatttatataataatcgACTAAAATCATAGCCCACGATGCACCACATCTTTGTACTTGTTCAATGATTCTTGCCTCTGAATCCTCATTTCTTCATTGATTTTATCGATGAAGGCTTCAATTCGGCGATTCAACTCGTCCTGACCCAGCGACGGTTCTTTGCGCATCCGTTCCGCCGCAGCCGGTGGCGGTGGCCGTGGCGGAGGGTAACTGGTCCGATCCTGGAAGTTCTCTGATGTGGCCACGTGACCCGAAGGGGCGGAAGTGGACGCCTCGGATTTCTGGGTGTGCCGCGTGAGAGGCACGTGACGCCCCTCCGTTATCATCTTCCAAGTGCTATCCAGCGTTTCCAGCCTCTTCTGTTTAGCCACCTTCAGAGCTCCCATTCCTGTAGATTTTCCTATCTCAGAAACAGCTAAATAATATAGCTCCCGATTCAAATTTAATCTCGAATATCAAGAAACTTACGAATTTTAGTTGTAAACTTTCTAAATTACCTTCAGGAGTTGTTCTGATAGGTTTTCTATGGCCGAATCTGGAAGACAACAGAGGTTTCTCCCTCACCGGCAAGAGAAATTCCAGAGGAAGCTCCGGAGAAACTAGCATCTCATGCGGCGGAGGATCGTACGTCAGCATCGAGTCAACCAATGCATCCTTAGCTTCGGCCACAGCTTCTTCGGTTTCAAAAACGACTTTCGAACCGTTCACCACCACATGTTTCACTTCAACAACCCTATCTTCACTGTCGTAAACCACCGCGGCCGCGGCCGCCATGGATTCCTGAACTACAGACGCAATCTCCGGCTGAGCTGACAATGACTCGTAATACGATGGCGGAGGAGTCTTGACTGAAATCAAATGCTCAGATCTAACTGACGACGATTGATCAGATGGACTCCAGTGGAAGCGTGACGAAACGATGATTACGACGATGATAGCGTTGATGATAACGTACAAATACGGCGGCTTCAACCAAGACAGGACGACGGACAATATCACCGGAATCTCGCCGACGGTGAATGGAACATAGAATTTGAATCCCACAGCCAGTGAAACAACTCCAGCTGAGATCAAGAACAATTTCGATGATAAAATCGACATGCTAATCGAACAAAGTGGAATACTATGCTCCACTTCACTGTgttttcttgttttatttttcttgaatgTACCCCGAAGCGGATGGAAGTGAAGCCTGGGAGAGGAAATGAAATTGGGCATGCAAACGCAAATGGAATGTATATAGCAACGTGGGTTCGGGGCCGCGGTTTGTGGGCCTGCGTCAGATCTAGGCCGTCGGATCGGGGGATTGGTGTGGGGTACGCCGTACGCACCATTGAATCAGTGTGGAAATGCTACTGCAAGTTGTGGTGTGCATCGCTGGACTTGGCGTccttaaaaatattatacattttctttcaaaaaaaatttatttgggtgAAATTATTCTCCTAATTGGAATGATTTAAAAGCTTCAAGTTGTATAATTAGGACTAGTATTAACTATTTCCGACGTCATGTCGCACGcattttatacaaaattttagggtttatttagattttttttttacaataaatGACTGTAAAATGGAATCAAAACGCAAACTTTGTGTATAATTTACGTTAAGCCAATATTTATGTGTATAGTTCTATTTTGTTGTTCACAAACCACATTAATGAGTGAATACTcaatacagttttgatatatttcaTTGTATCTGATAAGTGAATATCATCTCATTAGGGCATCCACAAGGGTGGATATAATACATGCCACgttgtggcgccccaaacctcgccatgtaatcatgcaacatgtgacgtcatatgcataaaaaattttcttttcgacgacgtaataatataatgcatatacgacaaaataatgcCATCACCACACcatctacgtcagtgtagcagaaacagtacaataaatacatacacaacaactcaaataagacaataagctatattgtctctatctactatcaactacaggactgtttgactagacacacctagtccttcaccactatcatgtctcacgcatagtcctgtaacctgcccaacagaaacagccctcaaagggtgagcatatacaacaatcatcatcgtaatacataacagttatattaacaacataaaatataactgaaatcataatagaaataccccctttgccgtttctggacaatcagccaacaacaatctcaacaacatcacaatgcaacaacatcgacgatacgtcgcatcCCAACACcgacgacagcaatatcgtcgaacgaacaacaacatcgacgatacgtcgcaccccaacaccgacgacagcaatatcgtcgaacgaacaacaacatcgacgatacgtcgcaccccaacaccggcgacagcaatatcgtcgaacgaataacaacatCCACGATACGTTGCACTCCAACTCcgaacgaataacatcaacgtgacaacatcaacgagacgtctcccaaAAACGAtaaccaacaacatcaacaataataaacaacaaatataatatcaaatcacccaattccggtgatttatcattgttcaacgcaatagtattcatcaatactaaacaataacaacatatgctcgtacgtcaacacgtacctgataatcgagtatatatacaatctggctatttctttgatcctgaggcgtgtgatgtatctaaataattcaacaacaattatcagatcattgtcaccgtatcaacacagttataacagcctcaatatataacatcaaataatccaacaacaattaattcaacaaaatataaaactcgattataaatttgtattgttcaacaatttaatattctggtgtatttaattcacaatactaccatcaaatacaccataattaatttaacatcaaataataggctattttacaacatccgtcaaattgtgaaaactttatatcaacgtgtagcctatacttcgtagactccgaatatacaATCAGATTTAATAACAACtaacaaacaactctccaatctcaattcaacgattaaaatccctaattataataaattaggaataattcaaaacaacaacacaataatcttttctacttcgttaaaatcatacactactcaacaatcttcaatttctgtatgatttcacaatttatcggatttattccagaaatcgacgaatttcaaataccaccaaaactataaaatttatacttcaaatcgaagacctcgtgtcaacgattccagaactgaagtcggttcgtcgattggataaaccgataagtcacaagatcgaaaagaaaatctcAAAACCCTTTGTTATTATTTCTCTCGCTTCGTTGCTATCTATGTTCCTTTATTTGGAACAGTTCGGTGGAATTCATATTGAATTCCACCGATTcaatgttttctttttttttaaaatttttttataaaatattatattataatattatattaataatataatataatataatataatataatatataatatttagcATTTTAACATTGTTATATctctttggaccagtcaaatgatcaaattttctaaaactcaaaacatgaaacttctatatcttcgAGTTCTCTACATTATATCcaaattcaaatcatttggacttcatatgaccaaaatatgtcataatttattctttaaaaatcattaattatttagtaatctcacattactaaatcaacaaaatgtgatatttatttcaggcattacatttctaccccccttaaatgaatttcgaccccgaaattaatcaacaacagtaataacatgcataaagaaagatacgtcataccatcagaacaagtaggggtagagctccctcatatgccgctctgtctcccaagtggcctcttcgacaCCTCTATGCTCTCACTGAACATTCACCATCGGTATAATCTTACTACGAAGCTTCCGttcagatcgatccaaaatacaaactggtctctcaacataagacacgtcaggatctaactgaacatcagaaatatccaacacatgtgaaggatccggctcatacttccgcaacatcgacacatggaacacatcatgaataccagataaagatggatGTAGAGCCAATCGGTAAGCCAAAGTGCCTATCCGCTGCAATATCTCATACGGGCCAACATATCTCGGTGCTAACTTTCCTTTCATACCAAATCGCATTGTGCCACGAAAaggagaaactttcaaaaatactcgatcgccctgctgaaactctaaaggtcttcgtcttttattggcataggcggcctgtctatcttgagctgctttcaatcgttgctgtatcaactttactttctgttccatctcatgaatcatatcaggaccGGTAATTGCAGCTCGATCAACACCATCCCAGTATAACGGAGATCTACAACGTCTcccgtacaatgcctcaaatggagccatctgaatactactctgataactattgttatacgcaaactctaccaatggaatagatgactgccaaccagatttaaaatccataacataagcacgcaacatatcctccagcgtctgaatagtacgctcagtctgaccatctgtctggggatgataagccgtactcaatctcaactctgtccccatcgcagtctgcaatccttcccaaaaatgagaagtaaatcgaggatctctatcagaaataatagacaccggaatcccatgcaaccgtacaatctctcgtatatacaactgtgccatcgtcaagtacgtactactcatgctataaggtataaaatgtgcaactttcgtcaatcgatcaacaatcacccaaatagcatcaatagttccagtgcttcttggcaaatgagtcagtaaatccatcgatatgtgctcccatttccaagtcggcacttctaaactcctcaattcacctcccggccttctcctctcagctttgatctgttgacaattaagacatcgacgtacaaaatcaatcacatcacgtttcattcccttccaccaaaactgagagcgtagatccttatacatcttcttgccaccagggtggatagaatatcaactacaatgtgcacgccgcaacaggccctggcgcaactcagatatatcaggaactacccatctatcattcatcctcaAATTGCCATCATCAGCCACTCTAAAACGAGTATCTTGTTTCTGAGAAACTAACTCCCTCCATCGCTGAACTCTCTCGTCTGTCATCTGTGCATCACGAATACAACCATATATATCAGGTTCAGCTAATAAGGTAGAtacctggataggagtcgtcgagatatcaaaatcatatcccaaggaacaacaagacatcatcatagctgataaacgactcacatcctctgcagtacaactcattttacggctcaatgcatcagctgtaagattggctcgaccaggatgatattcaatctcacaatcataatccttcagcaaatctaaccatcgtctctgtctcatattcaactctgtctGGGTAAACAAACATCtcaagctcttatgatcagtataaatcgtaaacgaggtaccatataaatagtgtcgccatatcttcaaggaaaagataatggctgccaactccaagtcatgcacagagtaccttgtttcgtgtggtttcagctgtctcgaggcatatgccacaacatgtcgatcctgcatcaaaacacatcccaaaccatgtaatgatgcatcagtataaacaacaaacctctcattttctgtaggaattgataacaccggtgcagtcgtcagtcggtgcttcaactcctgaaaactcctctcacatgcttcagaccactgaaatcgcacacctttctgagtcaactgtgtcaaaggcctagcaatctttgaaaatccctcgataaatcgacgataataacctgctaaacccaagaaactacgaatctcaggtacagatgtaggtgcagaccactgtaacacggcttcgaccttcgttggatcaacagaaatcccatctctcgatataacatgacccaagaagaccactcgatccaaccaaaactcacacttactgagtttggcatacaactgtctatctcgcaacacctgtaacactgaacgcaagtgccctgcatgctcagcctcactcctggaatatatcaatatatcatcaataaacacaataacaaatcgatcgagataaggctgaaataccctattcatcaaactcatgaacacagctggagcattcgtcaatccaaacggcataactaaaaactcgtaatgcccatatctggtcctgaatgctatcttctgaatatcctcctctctaactcgtgtctgatgatatcctgacctcaaatcaatcttcgaatatactgaggttccctgtaactgatcaaacaaatcatcaatacgagggaggggatatttattcttaatcgttaccttattcagctgtcgatagtcgatacaaagccgcatagttccatctttctttctcacaaataagactggtgcaccccaaggcgatacactagggcgaatgtatcccttgtccagcaagtcctgcaactgggctttcaactctctcaactctgctggtgccattctgtaaggagtacgagaaataggggaagtacctggcatcaact includes:
- the LOC142523323 gene encoding uncharacterized protein LOC142523323, with the translated sequence MSILSSKLFLISAGVVSLAVGFKFYVPFTVGEIPVILSVVLSWLKPPYLYVIINAIIVVIIVSSRFHWSPSDQSSSVRSEHLISVKTPPPSYYESLSAQPEIASVVQESMAAAAAVVYDSEDRVVEVKHVVVNGSKVVFETEEAVAEAKDALVDSMLTYDPPPHEMLVSPELPLEFLLPVREKPLLSSRFGHRKPIRTTPEGMGALKVAKQKRLETLDSTWKMITEGRHVPLTRHTQKSEASTSAPSGHVATSENFQDRTSYPPPRPPPPAAAERMRKEPSLGQDELNRRIEAFIDKINEEMRIQRQESLNKYKDVVHRGL